Sequence from the Rhodococcus pseudokoreensis genome:
CCGACACGTCCGTCACCGTGCCGAGCGTCAGCAATCAACCGACGTGGTTGCCGTCATCGTGCCGACGACGTCGTCACCGCGCCGACGAACGATGGGATCAGCGTCGGCATAGTCGGTGACGCAATGATCGGCACACTCGGGGGCACAGTCGCATCGCTTCTGAACCCGGACCGGGTGTTCTGTCGTCGCGATCGTGACCGGGAAGGTGTAGGCACGCTAATTAGGCTGTAATTATGTACATGACGACTCTTCCTGTTGCCGACGCCCGAGCGCAGTTGTCGCGGCTGGTCGACGAGGCCGAGCACACCCACGAGCGGTTCGAGATCACCCGCAACGGGCACCGTGCGGCGGTCCTCCTCGGTGCCGATGATTACGACGCGTTGCGGGAGACGATCGCGGTGTTGTCGGATACCGATCTGCTGGCGGCGCATCTCGCCGGCCGGGCCGAGGTCGAGGGTGGGGATGTCGTCGATGCCGCCGAGCTGGCGCGGTTGATGCGCGGCGCTTTCTCGTCCGGCGAGTGAGCGAGGCCGGTGACCACTATCGGTTGGTGATGGCCTGGTCGGCGGCGCGGGCGTTGGCGACGTCGGTGCCGGAGAAGGTCGCGACCGCGGTGTACGAGTTCGTCACGGGTCCACTTCTGGACAATCCGCGGCGGGTGGGCAAACCTCTGGATCCGCCGCTGGCGCCGGCCTACAGTGCGCGGCGGGGGACGTACCGGGTGCTGTATCTGATCAACGACGGAAACCGCATGGTGGAGGTCACCGCGATCGCACACCGCGCCGATGCCTATCACTCGTAGCTTCGGGTCGTGGGTGCCTCGCGGCATCGGTACTGTCGGTGACCGTGGGCAGCAGGGGGCAGCGGCGAGCCGATCGGGCGCTGGTCGCCGCGTATCACGAGGCCCGGCTGGGTGAGCTGATCGAGTGTGTCGCAGCCGAAGTCGACCGCTTCCGGGCCGGCAACGTGGATGCGTACACCGTCGATGAGGCACTGCACCACTATCACCTCGCGGCGAAGGAACTGTGGAAGTTCTGCTGGTCCGGCTCCGGCGCCCAGATCGAGTTCACCGCGCGTGCGCTGGAAAGACTCGCCGCCGACGGCGAGACGATCGACTGGTGGGAACGCGCCACGCCTCGCCGCCGGGAGTAGTACGTGTCCGCTGTGCCCCGCGCGTCGACGTGAGCATCGGTGCGAGCCGGGGACGGTGAAGGCCTGCCGCCGTAGTGTGGTCGGCGCCGCTCGCTCCCATTCTCGTACGGCCTCGACCAGTACATCGCGCTGGTTCGGTTCGTCTCGGAGGAGGCGGCCCGCCGCAACAGTGAGCGTCCCGAGCAGGGCGCCTGGTGGGCCGAGACGGAGCGGTGCTTCGACGGCCCGGTCTCCTTCATGGACTGCCCGGACGCGACCACCTGGCTCGGCGGCGGCTCCGACGATGCCGGGTTCGTGCAGATCATGGAGGGCCACACCACCGACGCGCAGCGGCTGCGGGAGTTGATGATCGCGGCCGGCGACAAGCTGCCCGGGGTGCGGCCGGAGATTATCGGCGGCACGTTCGGCTCCGCCGGCGACGGCGGATACGTCGAGGCGGTGTATTTCACCACCGAGTCCGAGGCCCGCGCACACGAGAAGATCACCGTCCCCGACGACCTGCGTTCGCTGTTCGAGGAGGAGGGCCCGCTGATGGGCGAGGTCGACTACTTCGACCTGCGTGAGCCGATGCTGGTCTCCGCGTCGCGGTAGCGCGCCCGCCGGGGCGCGTGTGCTGCGCCCGGCGGCCGGGGGTGGTGACCCCGGACACGTAGATGGGTGCGCCCGTCGCATGTCGTCCCGTCCGGTTGGGGAGAGGGCGCGGAGCGTCGCTTCCAAACGTGCGGTGGCGGGAATGATTTCGGGCCGTGCCAGAGAGTAGGAGCCCGATGCCGACCACGGCCGGGTCGTCGGCGCGGCGAGTTCTGCTCACCAACGACCGGGGCTGCCGACGTGTCCTCCGACTACGCGGACGGTGACGTCGATCGCATCGGCGGAGGCCAGGAGAGGCCCGGGGCGGGTGCCCACCACGCCGGGCGGGACGGCGGTGGTGCACATGTACGGCGTAGGCGGCGGCTGTGTTTCGGCCGCTGGCCTCTAGGTCGACGACGATGCCTTCCATGTCCAGCCGGGCAGTTCTTCAAGCCGGCGTTCGCAGTCGGGGTCCACGGTGCCGGCGATGCGCCGGCGGCGTTGCCTGTCGATCCATGTGCCGAGCCGGTAGCCATCGATCGTGTAGGACCGCGGGACGCGGGCGTGACCGTGGTGTTCGACGTAGTCGAGGAGTCGGCCGAAACCGTCCTCCCACTTGTCGGCCCGGGCGGCCCATGTCCAGCCGGGCACGTCCTGGAGCCGGCGTTCGCGGTCGGGGTCCAGGGTGCCGGCCCTGCGCCTGCTGCGTTGCCTGTTGACCCATTTGCCGAGCCGGTAGCCATCGATCGTGTAGGACCGCGGGACGCGGGCGTGACCGTGGTGGTCGACGTAGTCGAGGAGTCGGCCGACACCCTCCTCCCACCGGTCGGCGATGGGCCACTCCAACATAGGATTCACAGTACGACCGGAGTCACGAGGGGGCCGCCGATTGCGGATCCCAATCCGCTCACTCAGCGATCCGCATACGACATGGTTTCCCGGAATGTGCTTGAACTCGGCCTTTTCGCCCGAAGACCGTAACGATTCCCTTGAACTTTTCATCGCCCGACGCTGCGGCGACAACTTGCCGCGCCATGGAACTGGAACGTGTTTACAAGCACCCGCAACGACGCCGGCCAGCAGAGCGCCGACCTGACCATCACCTGGCTCGAACCCGACAACACGGCTCTTCAATCTTGAGCGGGCAATCCGGGATTTGAGGGTGTTCGGCGCGTCCACCGGGCCCGTGACCGGCCGTCATCGGCGCCTCCCCGGGCGCGATCGGTACGGCGGTGGGGCAGCAGAGTCTGCGCGCGGTGCTGAGCTTTTCCAACGCCCGGCAGATGACGGCCCCGGAGGCGTATATCACGTTCGATCCGGAGATCTACGGCGCCGACGGCGCGGTCTCCGACGAGCCGACCGCGCAGTTCCTGCGGGGAACATGCGGGAGTTCCGCGATCACATCGAGCGGGTGCTCACCGTCCTCCCGGGCGAAGTCGCGGGTGGTGATCTCCT
This genomic interval carries:
- a CDS encoding type II toxin-antitoxin system Phd/YefM family antitoxin → MYMTTLPVADARAQLSRLVDEAEHTHERFEITRNGHRAAVLLGADDYDALRETIAVLSDTDLLAAHLAGRAEVEGGDVVDAAELARLMRGAFSSGE
- a CDS encoding type II toxin-antitoxin system RelE family toxin; protein product: MAWSAARALATSVPEKVATAVYEFVTGPLLDNPRRVGKPLDPPLAPAYSARRGTYRVLYLINDGNRMVEVTAIAHRADAYHS
- a CDS encoding helicase associated domain-containing protein: MLEWPIADRWEEGVGRLLDYVDHHGHARVPRSYTIDGYRLGKWVNRQRSRRRAGTLDPDRERRLQDVPGWTWAARADKWEDGFGRLLDYVEHHGHARVPRSYTIDGYRLGTWIDRQRRRRIAGTVDPDCERRLEELPGWTWKASSST